The window TCGCTCATAATATCACCGGCATCCTGCGGACGGGGGGCGAGATAGCTGATGAAGCGGTAAGCATGATCCCGTGTAGCTTCGTAAACGATTTGGAACGCTTGCTCATCTCCCTGGCTCATCCGGATAAGCCACGGGGTTAAATCTAAGTCCTTCATAAGGCCGGCCTCCATTCAGGTGTTACAAAGGATATTGGCTGGGTGGGGTAAAAAGGTTCAAATGGGCAGGAGGGAAAAAATAACGCCGTTCACTCTGCCTAAATAACGCCGATCCTATTCACCGGTGTTCAATCCACAAAAATATAGTTAAGATAACGGTAGAGTTACGCATCGGCTGCAATAGTAAAATTTATAGTGGGAAAACCTCCACCTAAACCTTTCAGTTTCACCGTAAATCAGACTTTAAATGGAAAACCTCTATCTAAATTCTCGGAAAATGCTCATTTAGAAATGTATGTAAGGAATTAGCGGGACAATTTCCCACTAGAATCTCTCTCTGTCCCTTCAAGTGATAATTAGATGGAGAAAATCCCACTACTATGCCTACACAAAGTTCAAAAAGCCTGTGCCTCTCAAGGAGCGCCTTTGGGACGAGCCACACTGCTTCCATGCTTAAAATTAGTTAGTTTATTCTGTACACCACCGCTTGCCGCAGGCAGGTTAAGAAGGAGCCGCCTATGTCTATCCTTGAAATCATTCCCTGGATTGTCACTTTCATAGTTTTGCTGTCCGTGGTGTGGATTGTGCTCTTAAGCTGGAGAAACGGGATCTCGCCGATGCCTACTTCCAAATCTGTCCGGCTGGCAGTTGCGGCAGAGGTGAACCGGATTCCGGGGTATGGGAACATCATCGAGGCGGGTTCGGGGTGGGGGACGCTGGGGCTGGACGTCATCCGTCATTGTCCCGGCAAAAGGCTGACCGGTATTGAGAATTCCAGCCTGCCCTTGTGGTTTTCTCAGCTGCATACTATGCTGCTCACCCGTTTCTTTCCTGCAGCCGGCAGCCGGGAGAGTCTGCGTAACAGGGTTTATTTTGAACGGGGAGATATCTATAAAAGCTCCTATAGCGATGCCGACATTGTGCTCTGTTATTTGTTCCCTGGCGCAATGAACCGCCTGTCGGAGAAATTCAAGCAGGAGTTGCCTCCCGGCGCAGTAGTGATCAGCGTCTGTTTTGCCCTGCCGAGCAGGCAGCCTATCCGTACTTTAACCTGCAAGGATCGTCTGCGGACCAAAGTATATGTGTATCACTACTAAGCTTCACTCTGTCCTTTCTGTGATAATACATATTTTCTGAAATAATAGACAAA of the Paenibacillus pedocola genome contains:
- a CDS encoding class I SAM-dependent methyltransferase; translated protein: MSILEIIPWIVTFIVLLSVVWIVLLSWRNGISPMPTSKSVRLAVAAEVNRIPGYGNIIEAGSGWGTLGLDVIRHCPGKRLTGIENSSLPLWFSQLHTMLLTRFFPAAGSRESLRNRVYFERGDIYKSSYSDADIVLCYLFPGAMNRLSEKFKQELPPGAVVISVCFALPSRQPIRTLTCKDRLRTKVYVYHY